CCTGCAGATCGGCGCCGACGAGCGGCCCATCAGCAGCCTGCCCATGCACTACAGCTACGGCCTGTCGGTGATCCACTCCCATCTGCTGGCCGGTGCCTGCCTGCTGCTCACCGACAAGCCTCTGGTATCACGGGAGTTCTGGGACTTCTTTCGCCAACAGCAGGCTACCAGTCTGGCCGGGGTGCCCACCAGTTACGAACTTTTGGAGCGGCTGCGGCTGGAGCGCCTGCAACTATCCAGCCTGCGCACCCTGACCCAGGCCGGTGGCCGACTGGCACCGGAGAAGGTGCAGCGGTTCGCCCGCCTGGCACGCGAACAGGGTTGGCGTTTTTTTGTGATGTACGGCCAGACCGAGGCCGGGCCGCGCATGAGCTACCTACCGCCGGAACTGGCGGAGGAGTTCCCCGACAGCATCGGCATCGCCATCCCCGGCGGCCGCTTCAGCCTGCTGGATGACCAGGGCCGAACGATCGAGGACATAAATCAGACCGGCGAGCTGATCTACCGGGGCACCAATGTCATGCTCGGCTACGTCAGCGACCGCGCCGACCTGAGCCAACTGGAGCACCCGACCCAGCTGCACACCGGCGATCTGGCCTACCGCAACGCCCAAGGGCTCTATGTCATCACCGGTCGGCTCAAGCGCTTCATCAAGATTCATGGCCACCGCCTGAGCCTGGATGAGGTGGAACAGTGGCTGCAACAGGCCGGCCTGGACGTGCGCGCCGCCGGCCGCGACGAACGGCTGGTCATCGCCCACCGGGATGCGGATGCCGCACCCGCCATCCAGCAACAGCTGGCCAAGCTCGGGCTGCAACCGCGCAGCTACCAGCTACTCTGGCTGCAAGATTGGCCGCTGACGGCCAATGGCAAGTTGGCTTATGAAGTCTTGCTAGGCAAGGCTGGGCTAGCAGACTAAGATTCCCACACGACGTTTTACCGGGAAACAAACATGACCAGAACCGTAAGCATGGCTGAAGCAAAGAGACACCTCAATGAACTAACTGAACTGGCATTGCAAGGTGAACCCGTATTGATCACCAGAAAAGGCGAGCCCAAGGTTCAACTCTGCCCCTTGGAGAGGCCTATCCAGCCGATTGATCTGGCAGCATTGCGTCGTCTAACTGAAGCGCTACCTTCGCAGCCAGACTCAGCCAGCGAACTCACTAGGCAAATGCGTGATAAGTCCCGTTTTTGAGCATGCTTTATCTTGACACCAGCCTGCTCATAGCTGCCCTGACGCGGGAAGCACGTACCCCTGAAATTCAAACTTGGCTATCGGCGCAGGATCCCGCCACACTGGCGATTAGCGATTGGGTCATCACTGAGTTTTCCGCTGCACTTTCGATCAAGATTCGAAAACAGCACCTTTCGGTAGCACATCGCGCAAAAGTACTCAGCGCGTTTAACTCCTTGGTCAAGCAAACACTAACACTGATCCCTTTATCCTCAATGGACTTCCTCACCGCAGCACGGCTTGCAGACCAGTACAGCACTGGACTAAGAGCTGGCGATGCACTTCATCTTGCTCTCGCATCATCCCAGGGGGCTTGCATCTATTCCCTTGACAAAACCCTGGTAACCGCAGCCATCCAGCTTGGTATCAGAGCAAAACTGCTGTGATCACCGGCTCCATGGACTCCACCCTTTTTGACCATCCTATATATGGGCTTGCACACACCAACAAGCAGGCCCTGCTGCTGCCTGAACTGCAACGCCTGACCCAGCACCATGCACAGCACTGCACCGAGTACGCCAACCTGCTGGACGCCTTTGGCGTTGACCCGGACCGCCCGCCGCAGCGGCTGGAGGACTTCTTCCCACTGGCGGCGCGCCTGTTCAAGAGCCACCGGCTCAAAAGCATCCCGGATGGGCAGGTGTTCAAGACCCTCAGCTCCTCCGGCACCTCCGGCCAACCCTCGCGCATCTTTCTGGACCGGGAAAACGCCGCCCTGCAATCCAAGGTGCTGGTGCGCATCATGCAGCACTGGCTGGGCAAGCAACGACTGCCCCTACTCATCGCCGATCACGCTGGGGTGATGGCCGACCGCCAAAGTTTTTCTGCCCGCGCTGCCGGCATCCAGGGCTTCTCCTTCCTCGGCCGCGACCCCTGCCATGCCCTCAAGGCGGACATGGGCTGTGATCTGCCCGCCCTGCTGGCCTTTGTCGAGCGCTATCAGGATCAGCCGCTACTGATCTTCGGCTTCACCTACATGGTCTGGCAGTACCTGCTGCCAGCACTGGAGGCCCATGACATCCAGCTGCCGCAGGCCATTCTGCTGCACGGTGGCGGCTGGAAGAAACTGCAGGCGCTGGCGGTGGATAATGCCGCATTCAAGGCGCGACTGGCCGGTCGCGGTATCCGGCGGGTACACAATTATTACGGCCTGGTGGAGCAAACCGGCAGCGTCTTTGTGGAATGCGAGCAGGGCCATCTGCACGCCCCGCTGTTTACCGATGTGCTGGTGCGTGATCCGCTGCGCGGGCGCATCTGTGAACCTGAAGAAACCGGCGCTTTGCAGCTTTTTTCCCTGCTGCCCACCAGCTATCCGGGGCATGTGTTGCTGACCGAGGATCTGGGCCAGGTCCTTGGCGAGGACGACTGCCCCTGCGGCCGCCAGGGCCGCTATTTTCGCGTGCTCGGGCGCATTGCCCAGGCAGAGAAGCGAGGCTGTAGTGATGCCTATTGAGGATCAACGCCTGGGAGCGCGGGCGGCTCGGCCGCAAGGGTCCACAACTGTAGTCAACCCAGCCTACAGTCAGCCGGACAACATCAGGCACCTACTCGGCCGCCCACCTGAAGAAGTCGCCAGGCAGCGGCCATTGCCGCTGTTCTCGGCTGAGGCCATGGGCTTTCTCGGCGCTCTATCCAAAGCCCTGCTACCCAGCGACGGCAGCCGAGTCCCGCCGGAGCTGGCCGCCCTCGGCTTTTGGCTCCGGCCCGCAGCCCTGGGCAAGCTGCAAGCCCAGTACTGCCCTGACGCCACGGGGCAACTGCTGCGCCCCGTCGGCTGCGTGTTCCACCTGCCCCCGGCCAACGTCCCTACCCTGTTTGCCTATGGTTGGGCTCTGTCTCTGCTAGCGGGCAACGCTAATATCATTCGCTTATCAAGCCGGCAGAATCCCCTGACCAAATCCTTGCTTGCGCAGATCGGGCGCCTGCTGGCAGCCCCCGAGCACAGCGCCATCCGGCAACGCAGCTGCCTGCTTAGCTATGGCCACGACGAGCAGATCAGCGAGCAACTCTCGGCCCTCTGCGCCCGACGTCTTATCTGGGGTGGTGATGCCACAGTCAGACATATCCGCCGCATCCCCCTGCCGCCATTGGCGCAGGAAATTGTCTTTCCCGATCGCCACTCTTGCAGCCTGATTCAGGCCGATGCCCTGCTGCGACAGGACTATCTAGCACCACTGATCCAGGCCCTATACCGCGACATCTTCGCCTTCCAGCAACAGGCCTGCTCTTCACCTCGGGTGCTGTTCTGGCTGGGCAAGGATGCAGACATCCAGGCCGCCAGGGCGCGGCTCTGGCCCGAGTTCGATGCCTTTGCAGAGGCGCAGCCGCATACCACCGAACGCTCCGACGCCATGGAGAAGCTTATCTGCCTGCAGCAGATGGCCCTCGGCGGCATGGTACGACGGATAGAACCCGGCTCACGCCTCACGCGCCTCCAGGTACATCCCGCCGCCTCGGCCCAACTCCTGGCCTACCATTGCGGTCACGGCATACTCCTGGAAGAACCAATCTGCCAACTGCAACAGCTCTCTGACTACCCAGGTCCGCGCATGCAGACCCTGAGCACCTGGGGCTGCCCGGCGCAGACACTGCACGACTGGCTGCAACAAGACCCCATGCCCCCCCTGGACCGGCTGGTGCCTCTAGGCCAAGCCCTCCGCTTCGACACCATCTGGGATGGCCTGGACCTGTTGCGCCAGCTAACCCGAACCCTTTACAGGGAATGCAGCCCATCCTAGGAGCGCCGAAAATACCAAACCAAACCCAGCCTGAAAGGCATTAGACCTGCCACTGGGTTTTGCTTGTGGATGACATTTCTTCACCGCTATACTGCCTGGAGATATCCACAAAATAGCCATAACCCAAGGAACTGAATAGTGAAAGCCGTCATCCTCGCCGGGGGCCTGGGCACTCGGATCTCTGAAGAGACCCATCTCAAACCCAAGCCCATGATAGAAATCGGCGGCCGCCCCATACTGTGGCACATCATGAAGACCTATTCTGCCCACGGGGTCAACGACTTCATCATCTGCTGCGGTTACAAGGGATACATCATCAAGGAATACTTTGCCAACTACTTCCTGCACATGTCCGATGTTACCTTCAATATGACCAACAACCAGATGGAGGTACACCAGAAAAAGGCCGAACCCTGGTGCGTCACCCTGGTCGATACAGGCGAAGACACCGCCACCGGCGGCCGACTCAGGCGTGTCGCCGACTACATCCGTCATGAACAGTCCTTTTGTTTCACCTACGGCGATGGCCTGGCCGATGTGGATATCAGTGCACAAATTGCCTTCCACCAAGCCCACGGCAAGCTGGCCACTGTTACTGCCGTACAGCCCCCTGGCCGCTACGGCGCCCTGGTGTGCCAGGGCAATCAGGTGCTTGGCTTCCAGGAAAAGCCCCCCGGTGATGGGGCCTGGATCAACGGAGGTTATTTTGTCCTCAGCCCTGCGGTACTGGATTTCATCCCACGGGATAACTCAAGCTGGGAGGCCGAGGCCATTGAACGCATAGCCCAAAGGGACCAACTGCAAGCCTTCGAGCACCGAGGCTTCTGGCAGCCCATGGACACCCTGCGAGACAAGGTCCATTTGGAAAAACTCTGGAACCAAGGCAAAGCCCCCTGGAAATGCTGGGAATGAAGCCCTACTCTGATAGCTTGAGCGGCAAGCGCGTATTGGTCACCGGCCATACCGGATTCAAAGGCGCTTGGTTGAGCCTATGGCTACAGCAACTAGGAGCCGAGATAACAGGTATTGCCCTGCCCGCGAACACCCAACCCAGCCTGTTCGAACTCCTGGGTTTGCGGGGGCAAATGGAGAGCCATTACTGCGATATACGAGATGCAGAGACGCTGAACAAACTGGTGCAAGAAACGCAACCGGAGTTCGTTTTTCACCTGGCGGCACAGCCCCTGGTGCGCGCCGGTTACCGCGATCCGCTTGGCACCCTGGAAACCAATATCATGGGCACGGCGAATCTGCTGGACACCCTGCGCGGCGTGGATTCGATACGGGTAGCCCTGATGATCACCACCGACAAGGTCTATGGCAACCTGGCGCAGCCCTACCCCTTCCGGGAGACCGATGCACTCGGTGGCCAGGACCCCTACAGCGCCAGCAAAGCCGCCTGTGAAATACTCATTGCCAGCTACCGCGATTCCTACCTCGCAGCGCAGGGAGTAGCACTGGCCTCGGCCCGTGCCGGTAACGTCATCGGCGGCGGCGACTGGGCTGAAGATCGTCTGATACCCGATGCCATCCGGGCCTGGCAGGCTGACAAAGCCCTGGAGATTCGCCGACCACAGGCCATTCGTCCCTGGCAGCACGTTCTGGAACCCTTGCACGGCTATTTGACCTTGGCGGCAAAACTCTGGCACCAGCCCGAATTGGCTGGTGCCTATAACTTTGGCCCCCCTACCCATGAGGCCGCTAGCGTCCGTCAGGTGATTGAACTGGCACGAAAGGCCTATGGCAAAGGTGATGTTCACTACAGCACAGGCGAGGACGGTCCTCGAGAGACCCACCACCTGGCCCTGGAAAACACCAAGGCACGGCAGACATTGGGCCTATCGCCCAAATGGAGTCTGGCGCAAGCCACAACGCGCACTCTGGCCTGGTACCAGGCTCAGCACGCTGGCGCTGATGCGCGACAACTCTGTCTGGCCGAAATTGCCGAGTTCGCAACTCAGTCATGAATCGCCTCAAGGTCAGTGACTTACCACTGCCAGGCCTGAAACAGGTGCAACGTCGGCACCTGGGCGACAGCCGAGGATTTCTGACGCGCATCTTTTGCGCCGAAGAGCTGGCCGAAGCAGAATGGAACCGGCAAATGTCCAAATCAGCTGGGCTTTACTCTAAACTCAGGTTTACGGCACTTAATAATCATGAAAAATAGGATTAAGAAAATAGTCACAACCCTAGAAGGCCTTTATTTGCTACAACGAAGCCCTATAGAAGACCAGCGTGGCTACTTCGAACGGATGTATTGTGCTGAGGAATTAAGAGATATTATTGAACATCGGAGCATAGTTCAAATCAACCATACTCAGACAGAAACAGCCGGTACGGTTCGCGGAATGCATTTTCAAAAAAAGCCTCATGCAGAACTAAAAATAGTAAGCTGTTTGATAGGTGAAGTTTTCGATGTCGCAATAGACCTAAGAAAAGGCTCCCCTAGCTTCCTTCATTGGCATGCAGAGCGATTGAGTTCGGTTAACCATCGATCTCTTATTATCCCAGAAGGATTTGCACATGGATTTCAATCGCTAACAGACTACAGTGAAATTATATATTTTGTAACATCAGATTATTTTCCCGATGCAGAAGAAGGAGTACATCCGCAAGATCCATTAATTAACATCTGCTGGCCATTACAAGTAAGAAATCTCTCCCCGCGTGATCAAATACTACCTTTTTTAAATGAGCAATTTCACGGTCTTTCATGATCAATATATTCATAAAAAGTTTTTTAGCAAATAAACGATGTGCTGATCGTACCCAACGGTGAGCCCGATGAACGACCGATCATCAACAACGACAGAAATCAAGGTCGAGTTATCGCACAGGTGCCATATGATAACTGATACGTTAAAAACGGCTCTCTGGGAGGCAGACCGCCATCTTGCCGTGCTAGAGGTGGCCCTGCACGATTGGCACGCCGTCCAGGTCACTGATCTTTCTGAGGTAGAAGATCCAAATCGGCTCAGAATCCTTGATCAACTGCTCTACCGCTATACCAAACTGCAAGATACCTTGGGCCAGCGCCTGGTTCCCGCCACCTTGGCGGTCTTGTCCGAACCCTTTGAGGAATGGCCGATGATCGACCGACTCAACCGGCTGGAAAAGCTCGGCTACATTGAAGTGGATTCTTGGTTAAGCTGGCGCGAGACCCGCAACCGCCTGGCCCAGGAATACCCAGAACAGGATGATACACGCTTTGCAGCTATCTTGGCCGCCGTGTCAACAGCGGCAGAAGTGGCTGCCAGCTACCGTAACTGGCATGCCAAACTGAATGCCATATTTCTCGATGACAAAGCATATGAACGATGAAGCCCTAAAACCCAGCATCTTCTACACCAAACCCTCCATCACCGAGCTGGGAATCCACTATGCCACAGATATGGTAAAGAACCAATGAGACGAATCCTGATCACAGGTGCAACAGGTTTTGTCGGCAGACAGATACTTAATGCATTAGACAGACCTGAAATTGCATTGGACCTGATCGTCAGAACGGGAAAAGAGCACCAAATTACCGAAAGAGGATGCCTGGGGCGCGTCAAGACTTCCCCGGATATTTTCAGTGAAAGCGAGGAATGGTGGGCGGAACAATGTCAAGGCATAGACACCATCATCCACGCAGCCTGGTACGCGGAACCCGGAAAATACCTTCAATCACCCCTAAACATGGAGTGCCTGCAAGGATCTTTACGGCTGGCCAAGGCTGCCGCGCAAGCCGGAGTAAGGCGATTTGTAGGGATCGGAACCTGCTTTGAGTACGATACCAGCAAGGCGGTATTGTCCGTTGACACGCCGCTAAGGCCATCGACCCCATACGCTGCGGCGAAGGCAGCATTGTTCTTTGGTTTGTCCAACTGGCTTCACACCCAATCAGTCGAATTTGTTTGGTGCAGGCTGTTTTATCTATACGGAATTGGGGAAGATAAGCGTAGGCTTGTGCCTTATATCCGCCATCAACTTGAAAATGGCCAGCCTGCGCAATTGACCAGCGGCAAGCAGATTCGAGACTTTCTTGATGTTGAGCAAGCTGGCAAGAAAATTGCAGAAATTGCACTCAGCGACATTACGGGCCCGGTGAATATCTGTTCGGGAATCCCGGTCACAGTACGTCAGTTCGCCGAGCATATTGCAGACCAGTATGGGCAACGCAATTTACTCCAGTTTGGAAAACGAATAGATAACATTACCGACCCTCCCTGCATAGTAGGCATTTCGAATATTAATAATTATATTCCTGATTACCCACAAAGATCAGCCTCGTTCACACAGGGAGCTATACTTGGTGCAGGAGGTATAACGCCATGAAAAACCGAGTGCAATTCCAGAAGGGCTACAGTCTAGCTGAATTTCTGCGTGACTACGGCACGGAGGAACAGTGTCGCCAGGCCCTGTTTCGATGGCGCTGGCCAGAGGGCTATGTATGTCCCGAGTGTGGTGGCCGGAAGTACTGCACCTTGCCATCCCGGGGTGGACTGTTTCAGTGCAATCATTGCCATCACCAGCATTCATTGACCAGTCGCACGATCTTTGACTCCAGCAAGCTACCGCTGACGGCCTGGTTTCTGGCCATGCACCTGCTGACGCAGGCGAAGACGGGGCTGTCCGCCTTGGCACTGCACCGGCAACTGGGCGTCTCCTACAACACTGCTTGGAGCATGAAGCACAAGCTGATGCAGGTGATGAAAGAACGGGATGACGGCTATACCCTATCCGGGACCATCCAGCTGGATGATGTTTACTGGGGTGGAGAGCATCGGGGTGGCAAGGTGGGTCGCGGCTCACCCAACAAGACCCCCTTTGTGGCGGCGGTTTCCACCACTGACGCAGGCCATCCGCTGTACATGAACCTGCAGGTAGTCAAGGGATTCCGCTCTGCCGAGATCCTGAAGTGGTCTCGCAACCAGTTGGCACCCGGCAGCACCGTCTACAGCGATGGTCTGGCCTGCTTTCGCGCCGTCACGGCCGCGGATTGTCAGCACATCCCGATTGTCACCGGCGGCGGTCCCGATAGCGTAAAGCATGAGGAATTCACCTGGGTCAACACGATGATCGGCAACGTCAAGAATGCCGTCACGGGTGTTTACCATGCCATGCAGCATAAGCACCTGCCACGCTATCTGGCTGAATACTGCTACCGCTTCAACCGACGCTTTGCTCTGGAGACGCTCCTGCCCCGGCTGGGCTGGGCCGCTGCACGAACGCCACCGATGCCGTACCAGCTCCTGAAGATGGCTGAGGTTTATGGGTAATCAGGATTATATTTGACATAATGTTAATCATGTATTTCATTATTTTATCATGAAAAGAATTAGAGTACTTCACATAACCCCTCACCTCGGTGGAGGTGTCGGTAAAGCATTGTCGTGTCTATGCCAGCAGTCAGTGCTCACAAACTCAATAATACAACATGTAATAGTATGCCTTGAACAACCAGAAAAAAAAGATTTCATTAATTCTATTGTTAGTATTGGCATACAGGTAGAGGTGTCACCAACACCAAGAATGCTAAATAAATTAATTACTGAAGCAGATATTGTTCAATTAGAGTGGTGGAACCACCCAACACTCTTCAGGGCATTATGTTCATGCAGCTTACCAACTATGCGATTGTTAATCTGGTGCCATGTTTCAGGGATTGAAAACCCTTATATCCCAGAATCATTGATTGATAGTGCTCATCAATTTGTTTGCACTTCTAAATGTTCTCTGCAGGCAAATGAGATTGCTAAACGAATTGCAGCAGGCGCAAAAAGTATTTCTTTTATATCAAGCGGTTGTGGCGTAGAAAAATTACCAACTCCTATATTCAATTATAGAAAAGAAATAAGTGCTGTATATCTAGGCAGTTTGAATTCAGCAAAGATTCATCCAGAATTTGTACAATTTGCAGCAGCGGTAGACCTACCAGACTTTTTTATTACAATGATTGGAGATTTGCAAGGAAGTAACCAGCTAAGTACTCTATGCGAAATAGAAGGGAAACCTGATCTTCTAAAATTCGTTGGTTATCAATCAGACATTGTCACGTCTCTCTCTGAGGCAGATCTATTAATTTATCTATTACATCCAAGTCATTATGGAACAGCTGAAAACGCCTTAATTGAGGCTATGGCAATGGGTATCATACCTATCGTATTAAACAACCCTGCAGAACGTCATATTGTAGATCATGAAGTAACAGGATTTATAGTAAAAACACCTACTCAATTAGCACAAGTAGTTAAACGTCTATCCAATGACAAAGATGAACTGAATAAAATGAAGCGTAAGGCAGCAAGAGCTTCAAGAGCTTCCTACAATAGTGCTCTAATGGAGCAACGTTTATCTGAAACCTACAAAAGCATAATCAAGATACCAAAAGAAATTTTTAACTTCAAAAAACTATTCGGATCAAACCCTTCGGCTTGGTTTTTGGCAAGTCAGGGCAAGAAAAACTCTTTTAATAAAAATGGAACAGTAACCATAGCAAACAAGGCATATCAACCTATTTTATTTGAGCAAACAAAAGGAAGCGTTTTTCACTTTCGGCACTACTATCCCGAAAATAAACTACTTAAAGCTTGGTCGAACGCCCTAGAAAAAATGAAGTAGACTTATAATTTAAAATAGAGATCTAACATGCATAGCTTAATCAAAGAAGCAATAAATAACATAAATAAAATTGACTACCCTTGCCTACTTTCTTTCATTGAAAATAATATTAAAGATAAGACAGTAGTAATTTATGGTGCAGGTGCCTTTGGACAGCAAACCGCGAATTTACTTAAAATTCATAAAATAATTCCTGACAAGTTTTTAGACATTAATCCAAAGTCGTTTATCAACGAGATACCTACAATACATCCACAGAAGTATAATAAAAAAATTCAACAATTATATTGTCAATTGTTATGACAAAACATCAGAGAAAAAATCTCGTTGCCTATTTAAAAAAACTAGGTTTCACAAAATTTATTGATGCTCAGTATCTACGGGCTATGACTATTAAAAATCAATACGAAGACCAAACAAACTATTACAAGCAACATGTCATAGACATACTAAAGCCTCTTGATTATCTAGCTGATGAAGAAAGCCGATTAACTTATACAAAAAACGTAATTTCTCATTTATTAAGAAGCTATGATAACGCACGAGAAAGCAATGAAAAAGAGCAATACTTTATAAGTCTAGACGGCTTTAGAAATAACTTTAATAATTTTATTGATTGTGGAGCTTATACAGGAGACACTTTTAATAAATTGATTAACATCAACCCTAATCTTAGGGAATATATTGGATTTGAACCAAATCCTAATTCTTACAATGAATTAGTTTCAACTACCTTAAATTCAAATATAAAAACTATTCTATTTCAGTCCGCTGTAAGCAACAAAACTGGATTAATATCTTTTGATGAAAATACTGGTTCGAGCAAAATTAGCAAAGAAGGTAAAATTTTTGCTAAATCTATTCGTCTAGATGAAACCCTCATAAATTATCCTGTTGAATTCTTAAAAATGGACATTGAAGGAGAAGAAATTAATGCACTTATTGGAGCAAGAGAATTGATTAATAATAATTCTCCACAACTAGCCATAAGCATCTACCACTATATAAATCACTTCTGGGAAGTACCTAACTTAATTAACTCTTGGAACCTTAATTATAATTTATTTATTAGATCACATTCCAGCG
This is a stretch of genomic DNA from gamma proteobacterium SS-5. It encodes these proteins:
- a CDS encoding AMP-binding protein; translation: MKPFWQLEQHGASSAVVTDSGASCSYAELAAAADAWGQRLGPQRQLIFLQCRNNLSSLATYLACLRQGHCVLLLAESLDPAQLRQLQQAFQPHWLIEADGTAQPLSAPPLQDEGEAALLLSTSGSTGSPKQVALSRQNLQANAASILDYLQIGADERPISSLPMHYSYGLSVIHSHLLAGACLLLTDKPLVSREFWDFFRQQQATSLAGVPTSYELLERLRLERLQLSSLRTLTQAGGRLAPEKVQRFARLAREQGWRFFVMYGQTEAGPRMSYLPPELAEEFPDSIGIAIPGGRFSLLDDQGRTIEDINQTGELIYRGTNVMLGYVSDRADLSQLEHPTQLHTGDLAYRNAQGLYVITGRLKRFIKIHGHRLSLDEVEQWLQQAGLDVRAAGRDERLVIAHRDADAAPAIQQQLAKLGLQPRSYQLLWLQDWPLTANGKLAYEVLLGKAGLAD
- a CDS encoding type II toxin-antitoxin system Phd/YefM family antitoxin yields the protein MAEAKRHLNELTELALQGEPVLITRKGEPKVQLCPLERPIQPIDLAALRRLTEALPSQPDSASELTRQMRDKSRF
- a CDS encoding type II toxin-antitoxin system VapC family toxin — protein: MLYLDTSLLIAALTREARTPEIQTWLSAQDPATLAISDWVITEFSAALSIKIRKQHLSVAHRAKVLSAFNSLVKQTLTLIPLSSMDFLTAARLADQYSTGLRAGDALHLALASSQGACIYSLDKTLVTAAIQLGIRAKLL
- a CDS encoding acyl-protein synthetase, whose protein sequence is MDSTLFDHPIYGLAHTNKQALLLPELQRLTQHHAQHCTEYANLLDAFGVDPDRPPQRLEDFFPLAARLFKSHRLKSIPDGQVFKTLSSSGTSGQPSRIFLDRENAALQSKVLVRIMQHWLGKQRLPLLIADHAGVMADRQSFSARAAGIQGFSFLGRDPCHALKADMGCDLPALLAFVERYQDQPLLIFGFTYMVWQYLLPALEAHDIQLPQAILLHGGGWKKLQALAVDNAAFKARLAGRGIRRVHNYYGLVEQTGSVFVECEQGHLHAPLFTDVLVRDPLRGRICEPEETGALQLFSLLPTSYPGHVLLTEDLGQVLGEDDCPCGRQGRYFRVLGRIAQAEKRGCSDAY
- the rfbF gene encoding glucose-1-phosphate cytidylyltransferase, with the translated sequence MKAVILAGGLGTRISEETHLKPKPMIEIGGRPILWHIMKTYSAHGVNDFIICCGYKGYIIKEYFANYFLHMSDVTFNMTNNQMEVHQKKAEPWCVTLVDTGEDTATGGRLRRVADYIRHEQSFCFTYGDGLADVDISAQIAFHQAHGKLATVTAVQPPGRYGALVCQGNQVLGFQEKPPGDGAWINGGYFVLSPAVLDFIPRDNSSWEAEAIERIAQRDQLQAFEHRGFWQPMDTLRDKVHLEKLWNQGKAPWKCWE
- the rfbG gene encoding CDP-glucose 4,6-dehydratase; the encoded protein is MKPYSDSLSGKRVLVTGHTGFKGAWLSLWLQQLGAEITGIALPANTQPSLFELLGLRGQMESHYCDIRDAETLNKLVQETQPEFVFHLAAQPLVRAGYRDPLGTLETNIMGTANLLDTLRGVDSIRVALMITTDKVYGNLAQPYPFRETDALGGQDPYSASKAACEILIASYRDSYLAAQGVALASARAGNVIGGGDWAEDRLIPDAIRAWQADKALEIRRPQAIRPWQHVLEPLHGYLTLAAKLWHQPELAGAYNFGPPTHEAASVRQVIELARKAYGKGDVHYSTGEDGPRETHHLALENTKARQTLGLSPKWSLAQATTRTLAWYQAQHAGADARQLCLAEIAEFATQS
- the rfbC gene encoding dTDP-4-dehydrorhamnose 3,5-epimerase gives rise to the protein MKNRIKKIVTTLEGLYLLQRSPIEDQRGYFERMYCAEELRDIIEHRSIVQINHTQTETAGTVRGMHFQKKPHAELKIVSCLIGEVFDVAIDLRKGSPSFLHWHAERLSSVNHRSLIIPEGFAHGFQSLTDYSEIIYFVTSDYFPDAEEGVHPQDPLINICWPLQVRNLSPRDQILPFLNEQFHGLS
- a CDS encoding NAD(P)-dependent oxidoreductase, with product MRRILITGATGFVGRQILNALDRPEIALDLIVRTGKEHQITERGCLGRVKTSPDIFSESEEWWAEQCQGIDTIIHAAWYAEPGKYLQSPLNMECLQGSLRLAKAAAQAGVRRFVGIGTCFEYDTSKAVLSVDTPLRPSTPYAAAKAALFFGLSNWLHTQSVEFVWCRLFYLYGIGEDKRRLVPYIRHQLENGQPAQLTSGKQIRDFLDVEQAGKKIAEIALSDITGPVNICSGIPVTVRQFAEHIADQYGQRNLLQFGKRIDNITDPPCIVGISNINNYIPDYPQRSASFTQGAILGAGGITP
- a CDS encoding IS1595 family transposase; translated protein: MKNRVQFQKGYSLAEFLRDYGTEEQCRQALFRWRWPEGYVCPECGGRKYCTLPSRGGLFQCNHCHHQHSLTSRTIFDSSKLPLTAWFLAMHLLTQAKTGLSALALHRQLGVSYNTAWSMKHKLMQVMKERDDGYTLSGTIQLDDVYWGGEHRGGKVGRGSPNKTPFVAAVSTTDAGHPLYMNLQVVKGFRSAEILKWSRNQLAPGSTVYSDGLACFRAVTAADCQHIPIVTGGGPDSVKHEEFTWVNTMIGNVKNAVTGVYHAMQHKHLPRYLAEYCYRFNRRFALETLLPRLGWAAARTPPMPYQLLKMAEVYG
- a CDS encoding glycosyltransferase family 4 protein, translated to MLTNSIIQHVIVCLEQPEKKDFINSIVSIGIQVEVSPTPRMLNKLITEADIVQLEWWNHPTLFRALCSCSLPTMRLLIWCHVSGIENPYIPESLIDSAHQFVCTSKCSLQANEIAKRIAAGAKSISFISSGCGVEKLPTPIFNYRKEISAVYLGSLNSAKIHPEFVQFAAAVDLPDFFITMIGDLQGSNQLSTLCEIEGKPDLLKFVGYQSDIVTSLSEADLLIYLLHPSHYGTAENALIEAMAMGIIPIVLNNPAERHIVDHEVTGFIVKTPTQLAQVVKRLSNDKDELNKMKRKAARASRASYNSALMEQRLSETYKSIIKIPKEIFNFKKLFGSNPSAWFLASQGKKNSFNKNGTVTIANKAYQPILFEQTKGSVFHFRHYYPENKLLKAWSNALEKMK
- a CDS encoding FkbM family methyltransferase, yielding MTKHQRKNLVAYLKKLGFTKFIDAQYLRAMTIKNQYEDQTNYYKQHVIDILKPLDYLADEESRLTYTKNVISHLLRSYDNARESNEKEQYFISLDGFRNNFNNFIDCGAYTGDTFNKLININPNLREYIGFEPNPNSYNELVSTTLNSNIKTILFQSAVSNKTGLISFDENTGSSKISKEGKIFAKSIRLDETLINYPVEFLKMDIEGEEINALIGARELINNNSPQLAISIYHYINHFWEVPNLINSWNLNYNLFIRSHSSACMETVLYAQRNQ